The Streptomyces sp. TLI_105 DNA segment GCGCGTCAGCGGACCCGGGAGCGGGACTCCATCGCGCCGCGGGCCGCGTGCTCGTCCTCGTACACCTCGCACATGTGCCGGCCGTCCGGCGTCGCCGTGTGCTCGACCTCCCAGAGGCTGACCTCGCTGCCGTCGAGCAGCAGGAACTGGTGCTCGTAGAGGGTGAAGCCGGCGTCCCGGCCGCCCTCCACCGCGCAGTGACGTCCGAAGGCCTGCGTGATGTGGTGCGCGAAGGCCAGCCGGAGACGGCGGGCCGTCCGCTCGCCCGGCCGGTCCGCGTTCTCCGCGCGGCGCAGGACGCGGCGCGCGTGGTCGGCGGAGTTGTCCGGCACGTACATCCGGGGCTGGGCGGGTATCGGGCGGGCGAGCAGGGCGCTCAGCAGCCCCAGGTCGTCGTCCTCGTCGAGGACGCGGCCGTCGGAGCGCTCCGCCGTCCAGCCCTGCAGCGGACCGGTCGGGAGACGGGAGGCGGCGAGCCGCGCCTCCGACTCCTCCGTGTACAGCTCGTGCTGCTCGGTGCCGTCCCGGCCGGCGTTGTGCACGAGCTCCCAGAGGCTGAGCGCGCTGCCGTCGGCGAGCAGATAGGTGTGGCGGTGGGTCGTGCGGTGCAGCGACGCGCTGTGGTGCGAGGAGTGCAGCGCGCTGGAGTGGGCGAGCGCCGTGCCGAGGCGCTCGACGGTCGAGTCGGGCAGGTCGAAGGAGTTGAGCGCCCGGCCGAGGAGCCGCTCAAGGTGCGCCTCGGTCGTCTCGTACGGATCGTGAGGATCCTGCGGATCGTTCAAGAGGGTCTCCAGGCCGTCGCCGCATGTCACTTGGTGCTTGCTTAACGTAGTCCCTGGGTCTGACATCGTGTCCGGGGTTCCGGCAAAACGAAGGGTCCTCACGGGAAGTTCCCGCCGATTTTCCCAACTCCCTTCCTCTTACCGGGAGTACGCGCCCGCCTCCGGTCCGTACAGCTCGCCGTACGAGGGGAAGTCGCCGCCGGGACCGCGCCCGCCGCCCGGGGCCGCGAGGACCGCGCGGACGATCGCCCGGGTCACCAGATCCGCGCCCGCCGCCAGGATCTCGTTCAGGGCGAGCGGGCCCGCCCCCTCCGGCAGTTCCCGCGCCCCGGTGGCGAGGGCGAAGACCGTGTCCCCGTCGTTCATCAGGTGCACCGGCCGCACCGCGCGCGCGATGCCGTCGTGCGCCGTGCCCGCGACCTTCCGCGCCTGGGCCCGGGTCAGCGCCGCGTCCGTCGCGACCACGGCGAGCGTGGTGTTCAGCGGGGGAGGGGCGGACGCCTTCCGCGCCCCCGCGAGCCGCCGCTGGGCCGCCTCGTGGACGGTGGCGTCCGGGAAGGCGGGCCGGCCGGCCTCGAAGTAGCTGCCGTACGGGACGCCCGTCGACGGGTCGACGGCCGAACCCACCGCGTTCACCACGACCAGCGCCCCGACCGTGATCCCCGACTCCAGGACGGTGCTCGCCGTCCCCACCCCACCCCGCAGGCCGCCGACCACGGCCCCCGTGCCCGCGCCGACCGCGCCCGTCCTCACGCGCGCGTGGTCCCCGCTCGCGGCGGCCGCCTCCGCCGCCGCCCGACCCGTCGCCGCGTCCGGGCGGGCCGTGAAGTCGCCGCCCCGGCCCAGGTCGAAGACGCACGCGGCGGGCACCACCGGCACCACGTGGGACGGATCGGGGCCCACCCGTACGCCCCGGTTCCGCTCCGCCAGCCAGGCCATCACCCCGGCGGCCGCGTCCAGGCCGTACGCGCTGCCGCCCGTCAGGACGACCGCGTCGATCCGCTGGACCACGTTCCGCGGGTCCAGGGCGTCCGTCTCCCGCGTGCCCGGCCCGCCGCCCCGGACGTCCACGGCGGCCACGACCCCGCCCTCCGGGGCCAG contains these protein-coding regions:
- a CDS encoding DUF6227 family protein — its product is MSDPGTTLSKHQVTCGDGLETLLNDPQDPHDPYETTEAHLERLLGRALNSFDLPDSTVERLGTALAHSSALHSSHHSASLHRTTHRHTYLLADGSALSLWELVHNAGRDGTEQHELYTEESEARLAASRLPTGPLQGWTAERSDGRVLDEDDDLGLLSALLARPIPAQPRMYVPDNSADHARRVLRRAENADRPGERTARRLRLAFAHHITQAFGRHCAVEGGRDAGFTLYEHQFLLLDGSEVSLWEVEHTATPDGRHMCEVYEDEHAARGAMESRSRVR
- a CDS encoding P1 family peptidase, whose amino-acid sequence is MTLPEATDGQDGITDVSGLRVGHARVAGPGALSGTTVVLAPEGGVVAAVDVRGGGPGTRETDALDPRNVVQRIDAVVLTGGSAYGLDAAAGVMAWLAERNRGVRVGPDPSHVVPVVPAACVFDLGRGGDFTARPDAATGRAAAEAAAASGDHARVRTGAVGAGTGAVVGGLRGGVGTASTVLESGITVGALVVVNAVGSAVDPSTGVPYGSYFEAGRPAFPDATVHEAAQRRLAGARKASAPPPLNTTLAVVATDAALTRAQARKVAGTAHDGIARAVRPVHLMNDGDTVFALATGARELPEGAGPLALNEILAAGADLVTRAIVRAVLAAPGGGRGPGGDFPSYGELYGPEAGAYSR